One genomic segment of Candidatus Baltobacteraceae bacterium includes these proteins:
- a CDS encoding DegT/DnrJ/EryC1/StrS family aminotransferase, which translates to MRPQLPDVAQLSPYLERIDAARYYSNHGPLLRELERRLATHFGVQPEQLSLVANGTVALSAALLAVGAPIGSRCLVPSWTFVASAAAIWAANLTPYFVDVSPSTWMLDPLEIERRGDLEGVGAVMAVSAFGAPVDTQAWDAFTARTGIPVIIDCAASFDTVTSVAQARPGKSPIMISLHATKVFGTGEGGVVISLDDRTMSRFHRICNFGVWDSPEGQILGYNGKLSEYHAAVGLAALDGWQTRRAALAALTERYAAALAQRSGIATVPGYAGGWVSCYCNVAVDDAPGTIERLERLGIATRRWWQSGVHHQRAYRPFGRDELPVTDSLGSRVFGLPFFHDMSDLQFERVLSSFDEARGGLRAAML; encoded by the coding sequence ATGAGGCCGCAGCTGCCCGACGTTGCGCAGCTAAGCCCATACCTCGAGCGCATCGACGCCGCCCGCTATTACTCCAATCACGGGCCGCTCTTACGGGAACTCGAACGCAGACTCGCTACTCACTTCGGCGTGCAGCCCGAGCAACTGTCATTGGTCGCCAACGGGACAGTTGCACTCAGTGCTGCCTTGCTGGCAGTCGGCGCCCCGATCGGATCTCGCTGCCTCGTGCCGTCTTGGACGTTCGTAGCTTCGGCCGCCGCGATCTGGGCGGCGAATCTCACGCCGTACTTCGTCGATGTCTCACCGTCGACGTGGATGCTCGATCCGCTCGAGATCGAACGGCGCGGCGATCTAGAAGGCGTGGGCGCGGTCATGGCCGTTTCGGCGTTCGGCGCTCCCGTCGACACGCAAGCCTGGGATGCGTTTACGGCTCGCACCGGCATCCCGGTCATCATCGACTGCGCAGCTTCCTTCGACACCGTAACGTCCGTAGCGCAAGCGCGGCCGGGCAAATCGCCGATCATGATCAGTCTTCACGCGACGAAAGTCTTCGGCACCGGCGAAGGCGGGGTCGTGATCTCGCTCGACGACCGGACGATGAGTCGCTTTCACCGCATTTGCAACTTCGGCGTATGGGATTCGCCGGAAGGGCAGATTCTCGGCTACAACGGCAAACTCAGTGAGTATCATGCGGCAGTCGGGCTCGCCGCGCTCGATGGCTGGCAAACTCGCCGTGCGGCGCTCGCCGCCCTCACCGAACGCTATGCAGCGGCGCTTGCGCAGCGCTCCGGCATCGCTACGGTGCCGGGGTATGCCGGCGGATGGGTGTCGTGTTATTGCAACGTCGCCGTCGACGACGCGCCCGGCACCATCGAGCGCCTGGAACGGCTCGGCATCGCAACGCGGCGCTGGTGGCAGAGCGGCGTTCATCACCAGCGCGCCTACCGGCCATTCGGGCGCGACGAACTGCCGGTCACCGATTCGCTCGGCTCGCGCGTCTTCGGCCTACCGTTCTTTCACGACATGAGCGACCTGCAATTCGAACGCGTGCTGAGCTCGTTT